The stretch of DNA TACAAACCAGAACGGATAAATCGGATCCGACCGCTCAATCGAAATACGCTCGCCAAAACGTTCCAGCAAACCTTTAAGCGACGCAGGTTCGAAGAAGTGCAAATGATCCGACGACAACATATGAGCGTAAGTCACATCGTTCGCCTTCATTTGTTCGATAGCTTCCGAATTCGGCACCGTCAGAAGCACATTCTTTCTGGCGACCCGAAATGCCTCACTGAGGACAATTTCAATATCCGCGACGTGTTCCAGGACTTCAAAGATCATTACGGTATCAAATGTTCTGTCGCGAAATGGCAAAAGCGAATCGACGTTGGCTACCGGGACCCCCGTCTGTGACGCACGCCGGAGATAGTCCAGGTTGATATCACAGCCAAAACACTCGATTCCCTCTTTCGCCAAGGCGCTGCTGTAAGCGGCGAAGCCACAGCCGAGATCCAGCACTGTCCGCCCTGCATGCCGCCGGGCGAAGCGCACGAAAGCACTGTAATGCCTTCCGGGTTCGGCCGGAAAACCGGGCTGATAGAAGTCGTCTCTCGTGCCGGTCGCCATCTTCGGTCTGGTATTATCAACGCCTTGATGGTCAATAAACAGAACGAACTGATCCGATCGCTCCGCAAGCAGCTGGAAGCGACGGAACGTGAAGTGGCGAATCAAAAGTGGGTGTTCGAACAGTTCATGAAATCGCCGTCCTGGCGCCTGACCTACCCGATTCGATGGCTTGCGAAACAGCTTCGTACTCTGCGGGATTGGATTACAGGGAAACCTCAACAGCCGCAAAATGTTCCTGCCGCGATTCAAGAAGACGAGATTGACGACGTTCCGGCAGTAGAAGCTTCCGCCGAACTCAAGGACTTCCTGACAGGCCTTTACAAGGTTCAGCTTCAAAGCTTTCTGGCATCCGGCAAACCCTTCCAACTCC from Terriglobia bacterium encodes:
- a CDS encoding class I SAM-dependent methyltransferase, producing MRFARRHAGRTVLDLGCGFAAYSSALAKEGIECFGCDINLDYLRRASQTGVPVANVDSLLPFRDRTFDTVMIFEVLEHVADIEIVLSEAFRVARKNVLLTVPNSEAIEQMKANDVTYAHMLSSDHLHFFEPASLKGLLERFGERISIERSDPIYPFWFVGRSLPFYGLKLLFRLGLLKPRFFSRLYAVASVRQN